Sequence from the Carassius auratus strain Wakin unplaced genomic scaffold, ASM336829v1 scaf_tig00033244, whole genome shotgun sequence genome:
CTTTCTCCAGGTGAAAGAAATTATAAAGCTATTTTGGAGCAACATGCATATTTCCATAATTGAGTTATTTAATAGAGAGTTATTGCTCTCAGTTTTTATGGATGTATATTAAAGCTGCTGGACTGATAAAAGACTGACCGGTTTGCTTGATGTATAGTCCAGGTGAGCAGGATGAATGTTTCTTGGCTCTTTTACAGTTATAGAGCGAGTCTATACAGTAATAACCAGGAAGAGGTCCACACACTGTGTCTGATGTTACTGTACATGCCTGCTTTACTCTCAGTCCATTACCTTCAACAAGAAAGAAAACTAATGAATCAATTGAAGAAAACCTGGCAATGAGAAGTCAGctggagaaaataaaatgaaaatatatatgaaagcaTGAACCCATGAGGAGTTAAGACAGTTTTACTCACTGGTATCACACACAGAACAGGGCAGACACTCTGTAAATCCATTAGGAAGATCAGTGTAAGTCCTGATGTGACATGATTCACATGTTGTGCTGTTGAACTCATCACAGTGTCTATAAACTCGCTTTCCTAGACAACATCAAAGAAATTGAATTGCAGGTCTTTATATTTCTCTAAACTGTGtagacttaaaggggtcatatgttacccattttccacaagttgatataaTTCTTTAGGGTCtcaatgaaaagtctgtaacatagtttggttataATTTCTCattggtagtgtaaaaaaaaccACACCTTTTCTACCCTGTCAAAGCATGATCTGTCTGATGAAGGAAGCTTGTGTTGGGGAGGATTCAGTGTCTGTTGAGAATCATGTGAATGTGTTATAAAGTGAGTATCAGAAACACATCCAGAAACCTCGACTGTCAAAGACCACACGACAGGAACATTCTCCTGGAGACGCTGAGAAAGCACCAAAGCTCCACACATTGAGTCAGgtaatatatacaggtgctggtcatataattagaatatcatgaagttgatttatttcactaattccattcaaaaagtgaaacttgtatattatattcattcattacacacagacagatatatttcaaatgtttatttcttttaattttgatgattataactgacaactaagtaaaatcccaaattcagtatctcagagaaTTAGAATATTACCAATAAAAGAacggatttttagaaatcttggccaactgaaaagtatgattatgtacagcactcagtacttagttgtgtctcttttgtctgaatgactgcagcaatgcggcgtggcatggagtggatcagtctgtggcactgctcaggtgttatgagagaccaggtgtctctgatagtggccttcagctcttctgtatTCTTGGGTCAGGcacatcacatcttcctcttcacaatacctcaCAGATTTTCtttagtggttcttgaagcactggctccagctgcagtccactctttgtgaatctcccccacatttttgaatgggttttgtctcacaatcctctccagggtgcagttatctctattgcttgtacactttttttctaccacatcttctccttcccttcgcctctctattaatgtgcttggacacagagctctgtgaacagccagcctcttttgcaatgaccttttgtgtcttgttctCCTTGtacaaggtgtcagtggtcgtcttttggacaactgtcaagtcagcagtcttccccatgattgtgttcAACTTGTTTAATGCCAGACAGTATTTTCACAGACCGGGCTTTAAGGTGTGAtggataaatacaacaaaataaaatgatgcgactggcataaaaactgtggtatattgtaaatataataataaacattaatccactgtgtattcgtatgtaaaaaaataagcaGCATCCTTGTAACATCgcgtcaacaacaacaacaataacatccTCTCTGACTCATGCCATATATAAGATATCCACCACTCTCGGCTCTTCTGGTCCAATCAGCGCAGGGCTGTGCCACAGTGTTATTTTgtgttgaaaatataaaaaatatatataatgagcgaggacatcatgaatccattttccaaacagtgtttttgtcttatcctgagtgtttatattcagactattttagtctGGTTGCGGTCGGCAACGCTGCAGAGTAGCACAGTTCCTGCGTAACGTGCCATAGACGTAAACAGAGAGataggggcggactggccatccgGAGCATCTTTACATCACTATTCAAGATAGCTTGTCGGACAGGGCGGTGATATTTTGGAGCCCGCCTGAATAGCACAATACCCCGGGAAGTCATGCTAGCGATTTTACGAGCCCTGCTTCTCAGATCTatccagaaataaaaaataacaacaaaataaatgattattttaaaagactgAATCAAAAGAACCATCTGTTCATGAATCGGATCATGGACTtgtattaccgagccaaagatgatctattattgaacatcttgaatgaataaagacttaaTGATGAATAAAGAtaatttcatgcatgattcgtatggatctgttaactgaatgcagAGTGTAAGTTCTAGGAGATTTTTTGTATCGTGATAAGCACGTACAGTATCTCTCACTAGGAGTCACTAAATGAACAGATGCtgcatgcaggttttttttttttacggattaTCATTTgtcctattggttaaaatccccaaactgtttacttaaatattacattGATAAATAACATCAAAACAGAGaaaagtagctccggctacaatgctCTTCCGCCAAACCGGAAGAACGTTTTCTTTCTTGTGCAGCCCGGTACCAAATGACGCACAGACCGTACtgatttaaaggctttgcaggtgttttgagttaatgagctgattagagtgtggcaccaggtgtcttcaatattgaaccttttcacaatattctaattttctgagatactgaatttgggattttccttcgttgtcagttataatcatcaaaattaaaagaaataaacatttgaaatatatcagtctgtgtgtaatgaattaatataatatacaagtttcactttttgaatggaattagtgaaatcaactttttgatgatattcttattatatgaccagtatgtgtgtgtataggcGTGATTGTTCAACTAATAAGCCAATTTCATACAtcataagtagtaataggctgaattgcaaatagatagcctaattctaatacatgaCTACAAAATGACTatacatcattacatttttatatttatgtagcctacacaacaatattattttacattgtaatccttttgtttttagtatttggcatgtttgtgtgatgcgtaTCCCCCTGTGTGTAAGAAACAAAGTCAACGCGCACTGTGGAACCGgccagaggcgcattttctaccaacacgctctttaaataacaaacaaatattgtgccattgactttagactttagaccaggtttgagatGGTCTTATGGCACAGTCTATATTCAGCTCCTTACAATGcgccagcaatgcacctgaacacacctcttttttagaccagcacaaatgggcgcaaatgcatttgctaattaaacgacatggtgctggatgggaaaatgcgaatggcaccggactgaaactagcaaacaaaCTTGCGCTGCGCCTTCTGTCACATTGcaccgggtgtattatagggcccaagGTTACTAAACTCTTCTGactagttttttaattttataatttagtgGTTTTGTCAACTATATTTTTCTCTATCAGGCAAAACCTAGTTTTctagggtaacactttacaataaggtttcattagcTGACATTGATGTATTAGCTAACATTAACTATAAGCAATACATgtgatacagtatttattaaactttgttagttaataaaaatacagctgttcattgttttctttttaagttcacttcacagtgcattaactaatgttaa
This genomic interval carries:
- the LOC113081148 gene encoding uncharacterized protein LOC113081148 isoform X3, which codes for MCGALVLSQRLQENVPVVWSLTVEVSGCVSDTHFITHSHDSQQTLNPPQHKLPSSDRSCFDRVEKESEFIDTVMSSTAQHVNHVTSGLTLIFLMDLQSVCPVLCVIPVMD